The Saccopteryx leptura isolate mSacLep1 chromosome 5, mSacLep1_pri_phased_curated, whole genome shotgun sequence nucleotide sequence actgagctacctgaccaggaccAGACTGTGTCATTTTTCAAGGAACCTATTTAAAATGGGGGCTTTGCACCACTCCTGTTCGTGGTGATCCTCCCTTGGGGTGTGTGCTGTGCTTGGGGAGGTCAGCTCAGTATACCACGAAAACACCGAGGTTGGGAGACTGTCCCCTGCACTTACCTGAACGCGAGACGGCTCTGCAGAACATACAGTGATATATACTGCTGTTCAAGGCTCAAGGAAACACTTTAGAAGATGTATTGGCTTTGTGATAAATATTTAGAAGCCTCTTCCGAGGTTTCTTAATTGTGAAAGATAAAAAGCCTCATGCCATTGGGGAAATACTTCCTTCCTGTGCTGGTAAAATGGCTGAAAACATTATGATGACAAATGCAAATGCATTTCTTTGTCAGCAAATACTGTCAGGAAACCCACAGCAGACACTGGAGAAGCAGTGACGAGAACTCTAAAGCACGACACTGTGTGGGAGGGCCGTGTGGAGCTGGGTGTCAGTGCAGATGTGTCACACAAGGCTCCGCTGCCTGTTTGCCAGATTTCGTTTCAGTTTTGAAAACAGGAAGGATACTTTTTGTGAGTCACTGAAGGGGAACAGAAGTGCGGAAGGGAAACACCATCAGCTCTTTGGCTGCAGAAGGCCCAGGGTCTTAAGCTATAACACAGCCAAGTTCCAGGGAAACACTGAGTAGATCTGAGTCTTACAGACTCAAAGTCTCTGGTTTAGCAGATAAGATAGAATTTAGAAGCAAATAACAAAATTTTCGCCAAGTATGAACCATAAAGAGCTGCTTCAAATTGAGGAAGATCCAAGACCTCTCTTCCTTGTGGAGTGTTGGACAAGGGCACAAACTGAACATGTGTAGAAGGGAAAATGTGTTTAATTGAACCACataaaattactattttgtaAAGGTTAAACAATGATGgcggaagccctggctggatagctcggtcaGTTCGATCTTGTCCTGATGCGCAGAGGTTcctggttcgatccctagtcaggacacacaggaacagcgcaatgtacctctctctctctccctctctttccttgcctctcttaaaaaataaaaataaaagatgactgAATAGGCCAATAGcatttaaagagatttttaaaaactgcataaaGAAAaccccaggaccagatggcttcctGGTAAATTCATTACAAGTTCAAAGAAGAATCAGTATGGATTCTTGACATactcttccaaaaaaatagaaaggaatgtTCCCTAACTCATTCTATGAAGTCAGTATTACCCCAATACCAAAAGCAGACGCAGCTGTCTCAGGAGCACTACAGACCTGTATTCCACATGCATGAATATAGGTGCCAGGATCATCAACAAAGTGCTAGAAAACTGAATTTGACAAGTGAAAAGGAGTGTGAAAAGTGACTGAATGAGGTTTACCacaggaatgcaaggttggttcaacatGCAAAATCAGTGCAATTCACAAATTTAACAGCACAAAGGGCAAAACTGCATCTCCATCTCAATGACAGACAAAAGCACTTGTCAGAATTCAACACCTTTTCATGATAAGAACACTCAACAAACTGGGCGGGAGTAGAGGAGAACTTCCTCAACCTGGTAAAGGTATCTGTGAAAACTCACAGTTGATGAGGTGCTGTATCTCTGAGGTCAGGTACAAGGCAAGgctgtcccctctctcccttgtCATTCAGTGTTGTCCTGAGGGACTAATCAGGGCAGTtaggcaggaaaaagaaataaggcaTTCACATCACAAAGAGACAAAACTATTTGCAGATGGAATGCTTTTTGTACATGGAAAATCCTAAGCAATACACACACTTGTTAGAACCAGCAAGCAGGATACCCAGTCAGTATACAAGATGTATTTCTATATCTAGAAAtggaaatcaagaaaacaattttatttataatggcaccaggaataacaaaatatttaagaataagatTTAATACTATTAAGATAGCAGTACTTTCCAAATTCATCTACAGATTCAGCACAATCCATATGAAAATTGTAGCTGGCTcttttgcagaaattgacaagcCAGTCCTGAAATTCTTGTGGAAATAAATGCGagggacccagaatagccaaaccAGTGCTGTGAGTCAGCTCAGGCAGTTGCAACAAAGTACCAGAGACTGGTCACACTTGAGGAAGCTGCAGGTCCAAGGTCAGGATGCAGCGTTCTTGCTTTCTGTGAGACCTCTTCCAATTATAGATGGCCGACTTGGCGGAGAGTGGGTCCCTGATAAGGGCACAAATCCCATTCATGAGACTTAACCACCTCCCAGAGGCGCCATCACAGTGGGGTTAGGGGCTCAATGTGATTTATGGGGGGGACATAATTGGTCGGCGGCACTGTTGAACAATAGCtccccactcactctgctggCTCTGGCATCCACCCTATCCCTTCTGTCTCAATAGATTGGCCTCCTGGAAGTGGGCACACACAGTGTTGGTCTGTGCCTGGCTCATCTTATGAGCGTCATGGCCTCTTAAGTTCATCCCGTTGCAGCCTGTGGCAGGTGGCCTTTGTTTTCAAGTTGAATCGTATTCCACGTGTATAGACAGTGTTTCTTTCTCCCGCATAGATAGGTGCGTGGGCTGCTTCCAGTTCTCAGCTTTGGGAAGGTTGCTTcagtgaacatgggtgtgcaggTGTCTCTTTGAGACCTTGTCTTCAGTCCTGTAGGGATACCATAGACCCTCGGACAACACAGGCTTGGACTGCCCAGGTGCACTTACACGTGGATTTCTTCAGTAAATATGCAGTTGGCCTTCGTATCCCTCGGCGTCACAGCCACAATGTGACCAACCACCCACTGAAGACGGGATTTTCTCTTCTGAGGTTGGGAATCCATATTGTGGGGGTGGACTTAAGTATGTGTGGATTTTTTACTGCAGGGGGCTCAgtacccctcctccctcttttcaaGGGTCAACTTTCTCTGTGCGTGgaaatggaatcactgggtcataccAGTTTCTGAGGAACTCCAACCCatttccacagcggctgcaccattTACATTCCTGCCACAGTGCACAGGGTCCCAGTGTTCCCATGTCCCACCAGCACTTGTTTCTGGTTTTTGAGGCGCCAGCCGAGTGGGTTGAAGTGGGACCTCACTGTGGTGGCAGTGCCTCTCCCTTGTGGTCAGTGATGCGGAGTACCGTTTCACTTGCAGTGTTGCATGTGAAAGGTACAAGTGTCTGTTCAAGACCTTTGCccagcctgaccaatggtggtgcagtggatagagcatcagccttgacccaggtttgaaacaccaaggtcgctggcttgagcccaaaggtcactggctcagcttgagacaCTCCCCCCCACATCCCCATGATAAAGGCTTGTATGAGAATTAGTGAACAACTCAAGTTACTCAACGatagtgatgcttctcatctctctcctttcctgaccttgtctgtctctctatctctcaaaataaaaaataaaaaaagacctttGCCTATTGTTTAATCAGattatttggggttttctgttgagttgtaggagttctgtATGTGTTCTGGGTATTCACCTGTCGATTGTGTGGTTTGCACACACCCCTGCCGTTCCTGGGCTGCCTTCTCACTGTTGATGGCTCCCTTTGCTTCACAGTTTTTAAAGTTTGATGTAGTACCATTTGTCTACTTTTGGTCTTCTTGCTTGTGCTTTtgggatatatttttatttgctttttcattcTTCCAAAGCCTTATAATCCTAGTCATGTTATCCATGTTTATGTAGgcagtgtcttttatttttccttttagtctAACGACATTTTCTCGGCCTTACTGTatcttttattggtttttttcttcacttttgtttattGTATCTCTCATtgactttataattttgtttgactgAAGCTTTTCTCTGAGTCTTTTTTCTCCCAAAAGATTTGTGAGTACAAAATGTGGAGTCCCTGAGCATCTGAGAGCGTTGTACTTTCCCCCTCATTCTCAAGTGATAGTTTGGTGTGGTTTAGAATCTTCAGCATTTCTGAAATTCCATTCCTTTTTGGCAGAAGCCCTTTGCTGGCTGTTCGGTGACTAAACAGCAGGGTGGGGTTGGGAAAGGCAGGAGAGGCGGGGGCCTGGCTGGGTGGCCGGGTGCACTGGTGCGGAAGGTTGGGGAGCAGCTGGCATGAGAGACTGCCACGTGACTCAGCACCACACACGTGGACCACACGATAAACGCTAGGAGCTCCTGCTGGGAGGGGGGCGCTGGTCACACCCATGACCTTCCCCACGCCCAAGGTCCTGGGCTGCGCCCAgactggtggggaggggagggtggctgCAGGCGGGGCTGAAAGCTCAGTCCTGGGGAGCTCGCCAAGGGTGCAGGTCCTGAGGACTGAGTGCAGGTGAGTCCATGCCTGGGAGGTGGTGGCAGGAAGTGTGGCTCTGTGCCACCTGGGGATGAGTGGAGGCACAGTGGCTGGCACTGTGCTCGAGGAGGGTACTGAGGTGACAGTGTCTGCAGCTGCAGGACATGGGTAGTGCTGGGACACCCTGGGTGGACCAGCGCAGCGTCTGCCTGTGGACACTGGGGCCCTGTGCCCACCGGCAATTGTACGACATTTGGTTACCTGCATCCCAAATGTTCTGAGTTGGtgtctttcattaaaaaattaaaaagttaaggcCTTGgccattagctcagttggttaagaatgttgtcccaaaacaaggttgtgggttcaatccctggtcagggcacacacgggaagcaaccagtgaatgtgtGACTGAGTGGGACAACAGATGAATATATGACTGAGTGGAGCAGCAATGAATGcttcctctacccctcccctctctctcccttcctctggctGACTAGCTCCGCTGGAGCCTCCTCCTGGGCTGCTGGGGCGTGGAGGTTGCCGCTCAGTgacagcacatacaggagcagctcaacgtgcctgtctctctttccttgccCCCCAATATAATGATAAAGTTAAATTTGGCTATAATCTTACAATATAAGTTGTTGGGACAGGACACCGATGATGGATTGTAGATGAAATTATAGCATCGCCTACttcctttttggaaaaaaatacaaaatggaccCTTGTGCCCAGGCTGAGAAGCTTGCCTTGGCGTCCCCCCGCATTTTGTTGGTGCTGTGGGTTTGGGacagtttgtatttttctgttggTCTTTTCATCTAGGAATATGAGTGACCCTCCTTCATGCCGTCTTCGTAGGCCCAGGTCAGAGTTCAGAGGAGAGACGTCTTTAGAGAACCAGAGCCCTAAGAAGGTGCAGTGCAGGCGTCTGCAGGCCCTGCCTGGACTGAGGGTCGCAGCcgtttctctctcctccaggtGCCCTACGAAACCCTGAACAAACGCTTTCGCGCTGCTCAGAAGAACATTGACCGTGAGACCAGCCACGTCACCATGGTGGTGGCCGAGCTAGAGAAGACCCTGAGCAGCTGCCCTGCCGTGGACTCCGTGGTCAGCCTTCTGGATGGTGTCGTGGAGAAGCTCAGCGTCCTCAAGAGGAAGGTCAGTGCTGGTTCTGGGCCTGCCAGCCCTCGGGCCGCTCAGTTTGTCCTGAGAAAGGGCCATCTCTTGTGGAACCTACGGCCATCCTCTCCTGAAGGGGGCTGGTGGTCATCGCCCGAAGTGGGAGGCTTTGCTGGACAGGCATTCCCTTCATGCTGCCTGTGCTCTGGAGCCTCAGGCCCCCACCAGGCCCTGCTCCTCGTCCTGAGCCTCGCTGTCCTGGCCCCAAAGTATCCCGTGCCCACATGGGCAGGCCAGGATGGGTCATTTTTAGAATATCGCTTCAAAACAGCATGTAGGGTTCCTTGTTTCTGGGAATGGTAGATAGAGTGTTTGCACTAATATGCCCACTGAGAACAACCCCCAAAATGTggtgttttaaaatatcttattggATATATCAAAGAGCTCCTGAGAAAAAGGGCACCGCCAGGAGGGCGGGGTCAGAGGAGCCCCGGAGGAGGGTGTGTTGCTGCTCTGCGCACACAGGTGCTCTCcagggcctggcgtgcaggtgaCCCGGGCCCTGTGCTCAGGTGTGGGTGCCCCAGGAGTGGATGCCCCCAACAGCATTGCAGCTCTTCAGCATGGCATAAGTGGTCCTGACAGGGGAACCCCCTGGCACCAGGCAGAGTAAATGCATTTCTGTGGTGTGCATCCTGGTGTCTGCATAACCGGGTACACAGGACACTGTGACCAGACAGAAGGAACAAAGCAGTGAGGTCGGCACAGACGTCAGATTCAGAAGAAGTCAGACCATGCTTACTGTCCTTAAGGGATAAATAACAGCTTGGAAGTATTTgcagagaacaaaaataaaaaagtgatacagcttaaatgaaataaaacttgaagaaaaagaaagcagtaaCTGAAGTGaaaaacacaaatgtttatagcagacATTTAACACTTAAGCATCCGACAGCACTGCAGTGGAGACTAAGGTGCTGGCATGTGGGCCTGAGGCGGTGTCCGGAGTGCAGCCCTGGGGTGGGAAGGTGGACGTGCAGAGGAGGGCAGAGCTGTGGGAGCGAGTGGAGATGCTGGGTGTGGCCAGCCCAGGCAGCGGGCAGGCACAGAGGTGGTGCAGAGAGCAGGACCCGTTCACACTCCAAACAGGAAGAGCAGAAGCAAGCCCAGAGGGTTTGTGCACAGGGATGCGGAAGGAGACAGGAGAAGACCACTTGTGACAGCAGCTGGAAGCCAAAAAATAGTGGTGTGTGCGAGAAAGCGAGGGCCAGCCAGAGCTCCGGGCCTGTGTTGTCCATGCCTGGCCCCTGGCCACACTTCAGCTCATCGGCAGTGGTGGCTGTGCTGGACGACAGTGCAGGTGCAGGACATTGCTATCTAGCTGTATTAGTTTTGAACAAAATTGACTTTAAGGAAAAAATGTATTGTGTAAGATAGAAAATGATTCTATAAAGATAAAaagtttaagccctggctggatagctcagttggttgacgCATCCTCCCAAAGCCAGCGGTGGCCAGTTTgaaccctggccagggcacatacaggagcagctgatGTCCCCCCTTCCAGCAGCCCCCTTCTTTCTcactagaatgaataaataaaagagaaaaagaatggtttAATTAAGAAGCTATAACATTAAAAttatgtgtatgtgacagagcTGCAGAACTCCTGAGCCAGTAGCCCCCATGGACAGAGGTGCTGGTCCACAGGCGGGGGGGGTTGCTGTGCGTCAGGAATGACTCCAGCACCAGTGCGCCTCCTGGGTGCTGGGGGCCGGGGCCTGGAGGCtgggggccggggctgggggctgggggcggggcggcgACACCCTGGCCGGCTGGCCTGAGCTTGCCTCTGTGCCGCGTGTCTCAGGCAGTGGAGTCTATCCAGGCTGAGGATGAGAGCGCCAAGCTGTGCAAGCGCAGGATCGAGCACCTCAAGGAGCACAGCAGCGACCAGCCGGCAGCCGCCAGCCTGTGGAAGCGGAAGCGCATGGACCGCATGATGGTGGAGCACCTGCTGCGCTGCGGCTACTACAACACCGCCGTGAAGCTGGCACGGCAGAGCGGCATCGAGGTGGGCGGTGGGCGGTGGGCGGTGGGCGGGGACTCGGCCTGCGTGCCCACCCTACGGGGGCTCCAGGGGCCAGTCTTTGAACCCGAGGGTCTGTAGGTGCCTCGTTCCTCCCCAGGAGTTTCAACATGCTGTGATTAGGGAGAGCTGCAGGGTTGTCAACGACACCCATCTTTCCCTGTGTTCCCCGTTTTTCCTGGTGTGGAACTCTGTTCCGCAGCAGGGCCCGGTCTCCACTGGTCTGTTTACAGTAGCTCCAGTGGAGCAGGTACAGAAACAAGCCTGCTCCTTCCTTTAGGTCAGGGCTTCATGGAGCAGAGCATGTCCCTGCTTCCCACTCTGTCCCTGTCCAGATCCAAGGTATCTATGCCCCTGACAAGTCAAGTGACCATGTTTTAACCTCTGGTGGCAGAAGCTCTTCACGGTTGTTGGGCCCTGGGTGTCCACCTCAGGTGACCTCCTCGGGTGATGGTCTGCCctccagctctgtggcctctgccctgtGCAGGGACCCCCTGAGCCCTAGCCTCACTCCTCAATGACACACTGCGCCCACCATGACCTGATCCGTCCTGTAGCTTAAACCCCACGCATGTGTGTGGCTGCCACCTTGGGCTGAATGGGGAGTGATCTGTGCAGGGAACTGGCAGGcgctcagagcctcagtttctcttaaAATTCAAAGGTCCTTTTGTGTTGATGTTCCACGCGTCCATTTCAGATGGAGAAATTTACCCTtcgaaaaattttttttctttgaatgacTTCCTTCTTTCCTGATGTCTGAGCATTGGTCATCTCAGCTTGTGCTGTGGATGGTCCTTCCTTACTGGCTGTACCTGACCTCTTGCTGGGGCCTGCGTCCTGGGTGCCTTGCCCTGCTGGGATCCCCCGGGCTCAGCAACTGCAGTCTCACCCATCCCCTCTGACCACCCCTTTTCAAAAATCTCAAGTTCAAACAAATCCTCGGAGGGAAAACCTCAGATAATGAGGTGCGGGGTTGCTGGGGTTTCCAGGTGTTTTTGTGAAGGGTGAAATGGGGGGCGGGCCTCAGTTCCATCTGGCTAGAAGGTTCTGCTTGGGCTGGGGCTCACGGGCAGCCCACCTGGCAGTGTGCAGACCCTTCCACACCTCTGGGAGCTGTTGGTGTGGGGTGCACTTGTGTGATCAGAGCGGTCCCAGCAGTGCGGGCTGCAGGGCGCTGGGTGGGGGTCTGAAAGAGTCTGGGTCCAGTGCTCTGACTGCACTGCTTCCTTTCCCCAAGGACTTAGTGAACATCGAGATGTTCCTGACGGCCAAAGAAGTGGAGGAATCCCTGGAAAGACGTGAGACCGCCACCTGTCTGGCCTGGTGCCATGACAACAAGTCCCGGCTGCGCAAGATGAAGGTGTGAGGAGCTCCCGGAGGGGCGGGTCTTCCGGAGGGTGGGGCTTTTCGGTTTGGAGCCTGCCGGGTGGGGCTGAGGCTGTGCCACCTGCACAAGGGAGTCAAGGCGCGTTCATCTGCTGGTTCCGAGTTCTTTGGTTCTGGTCATCAGCTGGGTTGCTGGGTTTGATGTGGGCTTTGGGCATTTTGGATGATGCACCACCTTCTGCGTTAGGGTTTGGACTGATGTTCTGAGCATGAGGTCTGAGGGAGCAAGGTGGCAACCACGTGCAAGCAGCATGGTAGCCGCTGCTGGGGTTGGAGCCGGTCCCTTCCTCCTACCTGTCATCACGGGGACTCAGACAAGCCCTGTAGAAAGGCTGTTGTCCACCTGCAGGGGGGCAGTGTTCCAGGCTGAGATATTCTTCTTGAATACAGCTTTTCTTGAGACCCACAAGCAGCTTAAAAAGTGGACATCTAAACATAATTACAGAGTTTAAATATGCTTATGGAGAGGTGTTTTCGCTGTGGGGCTTGCGGAAATGTTTAACATGTATTAACCCTCCCGCCTCCGTTAGAaaactttgtttctgttttctaaacCGAGCGCCTTTAACCCCTCCCTGGTTGAGTTTGTCGTGTGCACATAGTGACCAGCCAAGGGTGACACTCTCTGCCACTCAGGGCCGCCAAAGCGAGCATGACGTGAAGCCGGGACGGAAAAGTAGAGTGGCCAGTGGCTCCCCTAAGGAAAGTGAGGATCTTGGTATGGAAACCATAAAAGGAAAGCCAGAATTGGTACGTAACACCcgccctgctccctgccccagccccacagCCGTGCTGCTCGCAGAGTGGGAACTGGGTCGGAAGGAAATGGGCTTCCCGTCTTGACAGGTTGTCTCTGCAAGCCCGTTGCCTCCCAGACCCACGGCTGCTTGGCGAGAGCTTGCCCTTTCAGGCGCTCTCGAACGGGGCCTCGCAGCCACGTGTGGGCAAGCGGGCGAGGCTGAACCCACCGATGGCCGTTGAACTTGAAAGAACAGGTCACTCAAAAGTGCATTTGGAAGATGCCCTATGACCTAGCACCATGCTCATAAAACAATGACTGCACAAATCAGGGTGCCCGACTGCCTCTACAGTATGTGTGTACACACGAGCTCACGCAGGCCAGGAGGAGAGAGGATCCTGGGAGGGCTGTGCCAGGGCCAGCAGGGTCCCACAGCTCATGCAGGACACTAGCCGAGAAAAGAAGCTTTGAGACATGCGTTTCCAGTAGTTGGAAGGTATTTCTGAAGTAGTTGGTCATGCCAAGTTAGTGTCTAGTGAGTTGACTGGGGTCTCAAGAAATGGGGCGGTGTGTGCACAGTGACCTGTGCCGGTGCTGTGTGTCGTGGAAGTCTCAGTGCAGGGTGCAGTCAGCGCTCAGTACTTCGCCACTGCCTAGCCGTGGTGTTTCTGTATACACACCGTCACCACTGGTGGCCTGCAGTCAGTCCTGCCCTACCCGGTCAGTGGGTTCTGACAAACCACGAGACCAGTTGTACCCCTTGATACCCTATGGTGCCTTATCAACATTATCACGAAAAGACGTGGTTCAGGACCTGCTGTGTTTGAAACTGGTCCTGGTGGAGCAGAGAGCCATCGTAAGCAATGGGACTCGCCAGTGTGTAAAGCTGTAACCTGGAGCACAACCAGGGCACCGTCGGAAACACCCTCCCAGGGCCTCCGCCGCTCGGAGACCGGAGGCAGGCGGGCTCTCCCTGCTAGTCTGTACCACACCTGCCCCTTGGACGCAGCACCTGCCTCGCCCAGTCAGGGGTCGGGCATGGGAAAGGGCCACCCACATGGAGGTCAGGGGTGGGCGAAGGGAGGGAAACCAGCCTTGCTGTGATGTGAGCACCTGTGGTGTGGACATGAGGGCACCAGGCGAGTGGCTTTCTGCACCTTCCCTGGCTGGCCCAGGGTCTGGGAAGCCTGTGAGCGGTGCTCCCGCCTGGTTCCTGGCGCAGGGCTGGGCCTGAGGAGTCCCTGCTGAGCTGTGGGGCCCGGGCAGCCAGGAGGCGGGGCGGGAGAAGCGTGCAGGGTCAGTAAACTGAGGACCGGGTGTCTGGGGCTGACGGACCTGACTTGCCGGGGGCGGTTTCTGTTCACACCACCTTGGGATATGGGCGCTGTGAACGCAAACGAACCCTAAGATTTGCCTCTTGTTCAGTAGTTCACATAACTGTTTTTGGTTGGAAATACTGAATGTTATCTGAAACCACGTGAAAGATATTTTAGTTTAGATATTTCTTAAAGTGTTTACTGATTgacagtagagagagagagagaaacttcaattcttcttcactgatttatgcatttgattctgactggggatggagttgaaaaccttggcatattgggaccatTCTCTAACCAGCTGAGGGCCCCGGCTAGGACAGTTAAGTTTGAATTACTACCTCTGTAAAGCAAGCAGTTTGTTTTCCATCTTAGGTCACAGAAGTCACCTTTGCCTGCTGGCGACCCCTACCCCCAGCCACAGCATTTGAGCCCAAACTGACTTGATAGCACTGAGACCTCAGAGTTAGTGTGTGGGTGTTCATATGAAGGACCCTGCTGTGGCGTCTTAGTGCCCCTCAGGATCTTCAGTGCAACTGTCCAGGTGGCTCCTGTCACACACATGGCAGGCACTGGCCAGTCCTGGGGCTTCTGACCAGCTCTCCCCACCTGTGCTGGCTCTGCCTGGTCCTGGCCAGCCGCTCACCCCAGCCTTCGTTCCTTCTGCCTGGGCCGGCCTCCCCAGGTGTCCATGGGGCCTCAGCCTGCGGGTCCCTGCTCCTGCCCACACTGCCGTCTGTGTACAGTGCCACCTTCCGGCCGCAGCACAGGGACGGGCCTGCCTCCCCCAGCAGCCCCTGGCAGGGTGGGACCGACCGGCAGGTCAGGGTGGATGTGAACTCGACTCTGACACTGAGGCCGGCGAGGTGAGGCCCCAGCTAGGCTGGTGACCGAGGAGGAGGTGACCAGGAAAAGGACTCGGTGCGGAGGTGGCTTTCCCCGCATGGTTACCTGCTTTGCTTGGGACATTGTGTCCCACACACCGTGAACTGCTGATGGCCGCAGGGCCTTGCAGGGACTCCTGGCTGTTTCTCACCCCTGGTCACGCCTGTCAGGCCCACCAGACATCCTCCAGGGCCCAGGCCTGTGGTGGCAGTCCTGCTCCTGCCTCACTTCACTGAGGCTTCGCCAGTGAGGCTGGGCCCGTGGACCGCAGACACCGGGAGGCagtgggctgtgggctgtggaCTGCAGTTAGGGTTGGGACGTCAGAACTGCCCCGGTGGCTCTGAGCTTCCTTCTGCAGTGCTGTAAACCCAGCATCGAGCCCGTCTGCGGGGTCGGCCGGGGATGCTGCTCTGTGGTGCCGCTGTCCCAAGTCCTTGTCCTGTTCTTGCCCTCAGAGCTGCCTGGAGTTCAGCCTCAGGATTCAGGAGTTCATTGAACTTATCCGGCAGAACAAGAGGCTGGACGCCGTGAGGTATGCAGCAGAACGGGCACAGTtccggtggggggtggggcgctGGGGCCCGCAGTTCACGTTCTGGGGAAGGTGGCTCAGGCTGTCCTGATGGGGGGTCTCTGCCCAAGGAGAGCAGCCTGCCACTGTCACTGGAAGAAgtgagggtgggggaggctgggggcctGGTGGTTTCGAGACCCATCCTTGGGCAGACCAAGGCGGCCTCAGCCTGGCAGGCCCGGTGGTCTAGGCAGAAGGACGGGGACACTGGCCTGTTACTCTTGCTCAGCCTTGTTTTGGATGCAGTGTCCCCAAACAAGGACCCCTGGGGAAGGGCGATGTGTCAGTGTCCCGCTGGTCCAGCGTGGGGCAGAGGCGGCCCCTGGAGTGTAGGTGTCTT carries:
- the MAEA gene encoding E3 ubiquitin-protein transferase MAEA isoform X3, with the translated sequence MAVQESAAQLSMTLKVQEYPTLKVPYETLNKRFRAAQKNIDRETSHVTMVVAELEKTLSSCPAVDSVVSLLDGVVEKLSVLKRKAVESIQAEDESAKLCKRRIEHLKEHSSDQPAAASLWKRKRMDRMMVEHLLRCGYYNTAVKLARQSGIEDLVNIEMFLTAKEVEESLERRETATCLAWCHDNKSRLRKMKGRQSEHDVKPGRKSRVASGSPKESEDLGMETIKGKPELSCLEFSLRIQEFIELIRQNKRLDAVRHARKHFSQAEGSQLDEVRQVMGMLAFPPDTHISPYKDLLDPARWRMLIQQFRYDNYRLHQLGNNSVFTLTLQAGLSAIKTPQCYKEDGSSKSPDCPVCSRSLNKLAQPLPMAHCANSRLVCKISGDVMNENNPPMMLPNGYVYGYNSLLSIRQDDKVVCPRTKEVFHFSQAEKVYIM
- the MAEA gene encoding E3 ubiquitin-protein transferase MAEA isoform X1, encoding MVVAELEKTLSSCPAVDSVVSLLDGVVEKLSVLKRKAVESIQAEDESAKLCKRRIEHLKEHSSDQPAAASLWKRKRMDRMMVEHLLRCGYYNTAVKLARQSGIEDLVNIEMFLTAKEVEESLERRETATCLAWCHDNKSRLRKMKGRQSEHDVKPGRKSRVASGSPKESEDLGMETIKGKPELSCLEFSLRIQEFIELIRQNKRLDAVRHARKHFSQAEGSQLDEVRQVMGMLAFPPDTHISPYKDLLDPARWRMLIQQFRYDNYRLHQLGNNSVFTLTLQAGLSAIKTPQCYKEDGSSKSPDCPVCSRSLNKLAQPLPMAHCANSRLVCKISGDVMNENNPPMMLPNGYVYGYNSLLSIRQDDKVVCPRTKEVFHFSQAEKVYIM